A single bacterium DNA region contains:
- the tuf gene encoding elongation factor Tu: MAKQKFDRTKPHVNVGTIGHVDHGKTTLTAAMTKVLEKLGQAKFTSFDEIDKAPEEKARGITIATAHVEYESEKRHYAHVDCPGHADYVKNMITGAAQMDGAILVVSAADGPMPQTREHILLARQVGVPYIVVFLNKVDMVDDPEIIELVEVEIRELLTKYEFPGDKTPIIRGSALKALESSGDRGPDNECIFELVHALDEFIPQPERDIDKPFLLAVEDVFTITGRGTVATGRVERGKVKVGDEVEIVGIHPTRKTVCTGVEMFRKLLDEGVAGDNVGLLLRGVERTGIERGQVVAKPGSITPHTEFEGRVYVLKKEEGGRHKPFVSGYRPQFYFRTTDVTGAIELPEAAKMVMPGDDVDLKVTLINPIAMEEGMRFAIREGGRTIGAGRVTKILK, encoded by the coding sequence ATGGCGAAGCAGAAGTTTGATCGGACGAAGCCGCATGTGAATGTGGGGACGATTGGTCACGTAGATCATGGGAAGACCACGTTGACGGCGGCGATGACGAAGGTGCTTGAGAAGCTTGGACAGGCTAAGTTCACGTCGTTCGACGAGATCGACAAGGCGCCGGAGGAGAAGGCGAGAGGGATCACGATAGCGACGGCGCATGTGGAGTACGAGAGCGAGAAGCGTCACTATGCGCACGTGGACTGTCCCGGGCATGCGGATTACGTGAAGAACATGATCACTGGAGCGGCGCAGATGGACGGTGCGATACTGGTGGTATCTGCCGCGGACGGGCCGATGCCGCAGACGCGTGAGCACATTTTGCTTGCGAGGCAGGTGGGTGTGCCGTACATCGTGGTGTTTTTGAACAAGGTGGACATGGTGGATGATCCGGAGATCATCGAGTTGGTGGAGGTGGAGATCCGGGAGTTGTTGACGAAGTACGAATTTCCCGGGGACAAGACGCCGATCATACGCGGGAGTGCGTTGAAGGCGCTTGAGTCGTCCGGGGATCGCGGGCCGGATAATGAGTGCATATTCGAGCTGGTGCATGCGCTGGACGAATTCATCCCGCAGCCGGAGAGGGACATCGACAAGCCGTTTTTGTTGGCGGTGGAGGATGTGTTCACGATAACTGGGCGTGGGACGGTTGCGACAGGGCGAGTGGAGCGCGGGAAGGTGAAGGTGGGAGATGAAGTGGAGATTGTTGGAATACACCCGACGCGCAAGACGGTATGCACGGGAGTGGAGATGTTCCGGAAGCTGTTGGACGAGGGAGTGGCAGGGGACAACGTTGGGTTGCTGCTGCGCGGGGTGGAGCGAACGGGGATCGAGCGCGGTCAGGTGGTGGCGAAGCCTGGGAGCATCACGCCGCACACGGAGTTTGAGGGGAGGGTGTACGTGCTGAAGAAGGAGGAAGGCGGCCGGCACAAGCCGTTCGTGAGCGGGTACCGTCCGCAGTTTTACTTCCGGACGACGGACGTGACTGGAGCGATCGAGCTGCCGGAGGCGGCGAAGATGGTAATGCCTGGAGACGACGTAGACCTGAAGGTGACGCTGATCAACCCGATTGCGATGGAAGAAGGGATGCGGTTTGCCATCCGCGAAGGCGGACGCACCATCGGCGCAGGCCGCGTAACCAAGATCTTGAAGTAA